A DNA window from Carassius gibelio isolate Cgi1373 ecotype wild population from Czech Republic chromosome A6, carGib1.2-hapl.c, whole genome shotgun sequence contains the following coding sequences:
- the LOC128015804 gene encoding green-sensitive opsin-2-like, producing the protein MNGTEGNNFYIPLSNRTGLVRSPFEYPQYYLAEPWQFKLLAVYMFFLICLGLPINGLTLICTAQHKKLRQPLNFILVNLAVAGAIMVCFGFTVTFYTAINGYFALGPTGCAVEGFMATLGGQIALWSLVVLAIERYIVVCKPMGSFKFSTNHALTGIGFTWVMALSCAAPPLVGWSRYIPEGMQCSCGPDYYTLNPEYNNESYVIYMFVCHFIFPVTVIFFTYGRLVCTVKAAAAQQQDSASTQKAEREVTKMVILMVLGFLVAWTPYATVAAWIFFNRGAAFSAQFMAVPAFFSKSSSIFNPIIYVLLNKQFRSCMMTTLFCGKNPLGDEESSSVSTSKTEVSSVSPA; encoded by the exons ATGAATGGCACTGAGGGAAACAACTTCTACATCCCCTTGTCCAACAGGACAGGTCTAGTGAGGAGTCCTTTCGAGTATCCTCAGTATTATCTCGCTGAACCATGGCAGTTTAAATTGCTTGCTGTCTACAtgttctttctcatctgtttggGTCTACCCATCAATGGCCTTACATTGATTTGTACAGCTCAACACAAAAAGCTCAGACAACCTCTCAACTTTATTTTGGTCAACCTGGCTGTGGCTGGTGCcatcatggtttgttttggattcaCGGTCACTTTCTACACAGCAATTAATGGCTACTTTGCTCTGGGACCGACTGGCTGTGCGGTTGAGGGCTTCATGGCCACACTTGGAG GGCAAATTGCCCTTTGGTCACTTGTGGTGCTGGCCATTGAGAGATACATTGTGGTCTGCAAGCCAATGGGCAGTTTCAAATTCTCAACCAACCACGCTTTGACAGGAATTGGATTTACATGGGTAATGGCCTTGTCATGTGCGGCTCCACCTTTAGTTGGCTGGTCCAG ATATATTCCTGAGGGAATGCAGTGCTCATGTGGACCAGACTACTACACCCTGAATCCTGAATACAACAATGAATCATATGTCATCTACATGTTCGTCTGCCATTTTATATTTCCGGTCACTGTAATCTTCTTCACCTATGGACGGCTTGTTTGCACAGTCAAGGCG GCTGCAGCTCAACAGCAGGACTCAGCATCTACCCAAAAGGCTGAGAGGGAAGTGACAAAAATGGTCATCCTGATGGTTTTGGGTTTCTTGGTGGCTTGGACCCCTTATGCCACTGTTGCTGCCTGGATCTTCTTCAATAGGGGAGCAGCTTTCAGTGCCCAGTTCATGGCTGTTCCTGCCTTTTTCTCAAAGAGTTCATCCATATTTAACCCTATCATTTATGTGCTGCTAAACAAACAG TTCCGGAGCTGCATGATGACCACTCTTTTCTGTGGAAAGAACCCTCTTGGTGATGAGGAGTCGTCATCTGTGTCCACCAGCAAGACGGAGGTGTCCTCTGTATCTCCAGCATAG
- the LOC128015803 gene encoding green-sensitive opsin-2, with protein MNGTEGNNFYVPLSNRTGLVRSPFEYPQYYLAEPWQFKLLAVYMFFLICLGLPINGLTLICTAQHKKLRQPLNFILVNLAVAGAIMVCFGFTVTFYTAINGYFALGPTGCAVEGFMATLGGEVALWSLVVLAIERYIVVCKPMGSFKFSSTHASAGIAFTWVMAMACAAPPLVGWSRYIPEGIQCSCGPDYYTLNPEYNNESYVLYMFICHFILPVTIIFFTYGRLVCTVKAAAAQQQDSASTQKAEREVTKMVILMVLGFLVAWTPYATVAAWIFFNKGAAFSAQFMAIPAFFSKTSALYNPVIYVLLNKQFRSCMLTTLFCGKNPLGDEESSTVSTSKTEVSSVSPA; from the exons ATGAATGGCACTGAGGGAAACAACTTCTACGTCCCCTTGTCCAACAGGACAGGTCTAGTGAGGAGTCCTTTCGAGTATCCTCAGTATTATCTCGCTGAACCATGGCAGTTTAAATTGCTTGCTGTCTACAtgttctttctcatctgtttggGTCTACCCATCAATGGCCTTACATTGATTTGTACAGCTCAACACAAAAAGCTCAGACAACCTCTCAACTTTATTTTGGTCAACCTGGCTGTGGCTGGTGCcatcatggtttgttttggattcaCGGTCACTTTCTACACAGCAATTAATGGCTACTTTGCTCTGGGACCAACTGGCTGTGCGGTTGAGGGCTTCATGGCCACACTTGGAG GTGAAGTTGCCCTTTGGTCACTTGTGGTGCTGGCTATCGAGAGATACATTGTGGTCTGCAAGCCAATGGGTAGTTTCAAATTCTCTTCCACCCATGCTTCGGCAGGAATTGCATTTACATGGGTAATGGCCATGGCATGTGCGGCTCCACCTTTGGTTGGCTGGTCCAG ATATATTCCTGAGGGAATTCAGTGCTCGTGTGGACCAGACTACTACACCCTGAATCCTGAATACAACAATGAATCATATGTCCTCTACATGTTCATCTGCCATTTTATACTGCCAGTCACTATAATCTTCTTCACCTATGGACGGCTTGTTTGCACAGTCAAGGCG GCTGCAGCTCAACAGCAGGACTCAGCATCTACCCAAAAGGCTGAGAGGGAAGTGACAAAAATGGTCATCCTGATGGTTTTGGGTTTCTTGGTGGCTTGGACCCCTTATGCCACTGTTGCTGCCTGGATCTTCTTTAATAAGGGAGCAGCTTTCAGTGCCCAGTTCATGGCTATTCCTGCCTTTTTCTCAAAGACGTCAGCCTTATATAACCCTGTCATCTATGTGCTGCTAAACAAACAG TTCCGGAGCTGCATGCTGACCACTCTTTTCTGTGGAAAGAACCCTCTTGGCGATGAGGAGTCATCAACTGTATCCACCAGCAAGACGGAGGTGTCCTCTGTATCTCCAGCATAG
- the LOC128015805 gene encoding synaptoporin-like: MCMVIFAPLFAVLAFATCGGYSGQIMVKVECFDKTQNNISISFNYPFRLQEVHFSALLCEGTRKETVFLEGDYASSAQFFVTVSVLAFLYSLLATIVYFFYQNKYREKNRGPVVDFLVTLVFSSLWLVSSIAWAKTLSGVKTVTDVRQILLLMSACRAQENLCEVLQEPIWTNLNMSVAFGFFNFFLWAGNIWFAYKETGLHKSTKRHLSRTPSEKRGSFRQYSQTSFDQSGAGFGQRLYNQGSFDLSSGGFSLPQTNLGQPMLCRQVGSPTSRGPLIFVNEM, from the exons ATGTGTATGGTCATATTTGCTCCG CTTTTTGCTGTTTTAGCATTTGCAACATGTGGGGGATATTCTGGCCAGATTATGGTTAAAGTAGAATGTTTCGATAAAACTCAAAATAACATCAGCATCAGTTTCAACTACCCATTCAG ACTGCAAGAGGTACACTTCAGTGCTCTTCTATGTGAAGGAACCAGGAAAGAGACTGTCTTTCTGGAAGGGGATTATGCTTCATCTGCACAGTTCTTCGTCACCGTGTCGGTCCTGGCTTTTCTCTATTCCCTTTTGGCCACAATCGTTTACTTCTTCTACCAGAACAAATACAGAGAGAAGAACAGAGGTCCAGTAGTT GATTTCTTGGTGACTTTAGTGTTCTCTAGCCTGTGGTTGGTGAGCTCTATTGCCTGGGCTAAAACTCTGTCTGGGGTGAAGACGGTCACTGATGTGCGTCAAATCCTGCTGTTAATGTCTGCTTGCAGAGCCCAGGAGAACTTATGTGAAGTCTTGCAGGAGCCCATCTGGACAAATCTCAACATGTCTGTG GCCTTTGGTTTTTTTAACTTCTTCCTTTGGGCTGGTAATATTTGGTTTGCCTACAAAGAGACAGGCTTGCATAAGTCCACTAAGCGTCATCTCTCCAGAACTCCCTCTGAGAAACGCGGCAGCTTCAGGCAATACAGTCAAACCAGTTTTGATCAATCCGGAGCTGGTTTTGGCCAGAGGCTCTACAACCAGGGGAGTTTTGACTTATCAAGCGGAGGATTCAGCCTACCCCAAACCAATCTAGGACAGCCGATGCTGTGCCGACAGGTGGGGAGTCCCACATCCAGAGGCCCTCTCATTTTTGTTAATGAgatgtga